The window GGTGTCCGCCGTCCAGCAGGAGCCGCGGATGGGCGCCTccatcctccgcctcttcttccacgactgcttcgtcaACGTACGTCGCCAAAAATCCCTGCTACTCTATTAACCTCCGTATGTTGCAAATGGTCTCACGTCAAATCCATGGCCGCGCGCAGGGCTGCGACGGCTCGGTGCTGCTGGACGACTCGTCGACGCTGACGGGGGAGAAGAACGCCGGGCCGAACGCCAACTCGCTGCGCGGCTTCGAGGTGATCGACGCCATCAAGTCCCGGGTCGATGCGGCCTGTCCCGGCACCGTGTCCTGCGCCGACAtcctcgccgtcgccgcgcgcgacGGCGTTAACCTGGTAATTTAAGCTCGAACGTTACTTACCATGCATGCACGATATCCCCGTGGAGATATATAGATCTGTTTATTTACGTCCGCCTGCCGACACCCGTACAGCGAACTAGCTGTCGCCTTATAATTTCAGAGAGGAAAAGGCACCGAACTAGGCACTCGATCGCCTTGTCCAAAAGGGTCACTTATTCCATCGTCTTTTTAACAACGCACGCGCGACAAACTAGCACTAGTCAGCACATGTGGGCTACCCTCGCAGACCCGCTTTACGGTGAGGTTGTTGCCGTTGCATGCATGATGTTGGCAACTTGATCTTCTGAGTTAGCATTTTTTTTTTTGTAACGAACATGGTACAGATGTGGACATTTCATACTGACGCACGTAGAGATTTACACTGTGAATACATGCACGTACGTGTACCCCTGTCGTTGGGAGCACGAGAGACTGAGACCACGCGTTTTTTTAATAACGAACATGGTACAGATGTAGACATTTCACCACGACGTACTTGACATAACATTGTCTCGATCTAGCTAAACAATAGCTCGAAAGTCTGAAATAAATTGAGAAAAATACACACACCCATGCTAACTCTATAACTTAAACATGAGTGACTGGTTCCACCACAAGGAAACAAACTAAGTTCACCGCCTTTTGAGCTAGTTGATCTATCAAATTTGTCGTGTATGAATAATTGCTCAGTATATGAGAGCATGTAGTTACTACCCGTACTTGCTTGATTACCACATGTGCCTATTTGTTAACATGATGATGACGTACGTGCATGTGCAGCTGGGCGGGCCGTCGTGGGGGGTGCCGCTGGGCCGTCGGGACGCGCGCACGACGACTCAGGCAGCGGCGAACAGCAACCTGCCGTCGCCGTCGTCGAGCGCGGCCACGCTGATCTCGGCGTTCGCGTCCAAGGGGCTGGACTCCCGCGACATGGTGGCGCTGTCGGGCGCGCACACGATCGGCGCGGCGCGGTGCGCGAGCTTCCGGTCGCGCGTGTACAACGACAGCAACATCAACGCCGGGTtcgcgacgcggcggcggcaggtgTGCCCGGCGCAGGGCGGCGTGGGGGACGGCAACCTGGCCCCGCTGGACGCGTTCAGCTCCGTGCGCTTCGACAACGGCTACTTCCGGAACCTGCTGAGCCGCTTCGGCCTCCTCCACTCGGACCAGGAGCTCTTCAACGGCGGGCCCGTGGACTCCATCGCGCAGCAGTACGCCGGCAACGGCGGAGCCTTCTCGGCCGACTTCGTCACCGCCATGATCAAGATGGGCAACATCAGCCCGCTCACCGGATCCAACGGCGAGATCCGCAACAACTGCCGGAAGCCCAACTAAAGTTGCACGAACGAACGAACTCCTCGAGATTCGTGGGGATCGCTCGGCACTGCCAGCTAGTACCATTAGGCCGGACGGTGTTGCTTTTTTTCTGGTGGGGGAGAAGGTTGAGTCTTGAGTGTGAAGGAAGGAAGGGAAGGCAACGACATGATTTGGTGGAGTGGCGCTGTCAGGTGAGGAGAGGAACGGGACCGGGCTCGTGCATGTCTTTTTTTCTTCGTCAAGTTTTGATTGCTCACCACGGGGGCCGTGCGTGTCGCCGGCGGCGACACATCACGGCGTCGGCATTGCTTTGGTAAACCGGGTGCATTCTTTATCTGTACCATATGATGATTATAGTTTCAGATGTAAGTCTTGTAAGTACGTGCGTGGCTCCAACGATGATTGTTTTGCAAGGAAAGAAATTAATAAGAAAGGACACTTTGCTCATGTCATGTGGTGTGTTTCATCAAGGCTGTACCAAACCCGGGCATGACGGGTAGGAGTACAGTTCTCTCGATGGGATCTTCAACTGACCATACGTCCTACCAAACCCGGGTATTGACCGGGTTGGGCCGGGCCTTGCAAAGCCAGACCACAAAATGCCAAGCACTATGAACAAATCTATTCTAAAACCCAGTTGATCAAACTATCACTCGATCAGCTAGGGCGGGTTGATGATGGGCAAACCAAGGTTGCTAAATGGACCAAAACAGAGCTAAATGTGTATAAAATGGTTGATGCAATGCTATATGGATGATGGAAGGGGAGCTACAACAGTTGTACTTCGTAATCATCGAGGGGAGGCGATGTCACGTGGCTCTTTCTTATTTGATCATGTGTTCGATGCTCCTTCCGCGGAGGGGTTAGCTCCGAGAAACGGAATGATACTTGCGGATGAACTAGGATGCTGACGGGTTGTTTTTGAATCTGATTGCTAGAACTTATGAATGCTTGTAATGGGGTGGCTGAAATACTCAGCACATATACAGTTATCCTTATTGATTGCTTCCATATGGCGCAGAGGATTGGATCAGTCTCTTTTGTTCACCGTGAGAGGCAAACATAGTGGCACACTCTTTAGCAAGAAAGTCTTTGATTCCCAAGTTGTTATTTCTTGGGGTGATGAACCTCTTGGTTTTCTCTTAGCCAAGTTGGTTAAAGATGTAACTATTATTTAAGTTTTAATAAAGTGCGCCAGAAGTTAAAAAAACTATCAGTCTAATTCCATCATTTGGTTAATATAGTCATATGTGTCATTTCTCATGTTTCCCTCAAGATATTCAGAAAATAGCCAACCATGCCGGTACGATGGACACTATCCGGCTCACGTCGACTGCGATGGTTGTGAGATCATACTCTGCTACGGGCAAGTATGAAgtcatactatgataagtttggctCATGAAGTGACGCATATGGAATCACCGGAAGAGTCCTCTGCTGATAGAGTTATTTGTCCCAAACTGTGGCAACGGAACGGTTCCGTCGTGCGGGCGGCCAGCGACAGAGATATGATGCACCACCTTGTCCTGGAGGTGCATGATATTGAGATAAGTCCTACGATGAACATAAATGGCTAGGGAAGCAACTTAGATGGCGTACCTGCTGATGCAGTCACCAATAGTACTAAGAAAGAAGTCCATGGTGCGGGTTATAGAGAACTTATCTGGACAAACTTTATGAACTAAAGTGGAGGACGAGAATGAGAGACATGCAGTTCTCTCCTCGGGTTTTCCTTAATTAGGAGGTGGAGGGCTAGGACGATCAATTTCAACTAGTGGCATCCAGTACACCAGGTCAGGTTGGGGTGATGAAGGCATCTAAGTAAGAAATTAATTAATGTATAAGTAATGGTGATTTCATGCCCAAACCAAGTGGAAAGGATAAATGAATTAAGTTCTATATGGAGGGGAAGAGGTGGTTACATGGCTGCACATGCGTGCAACGTTCTCTGTTCGTGCTAGCGTGTAACCTTCTCCggcaaaggaaggagaaggaggtacTTTCTATTCACTGCTTCAGACGCCAAAAAGGACGACATGCCTATGCCTCGCTTATAGCAAGGCGGAAGGCAACCTCGCCGATGTGCAACTCCTACAGGGAGCCGGTGGTGGGCTGATGTAGTAGGACATGGGTTCACCATGCTGATGTCATGCAGACATCatagtaattttgttttttatttatgTTTTCAAAGTAAATATTCTAAAAACTAAAATTTATTTTAAAATCTGAATTTGAAAATGTTAATACAGTATAAACATATTAGAAAAATTCTAAATGAAACGTTGATAGCTTTAAAAAATATTGTGGCAATGCAAAAATGTTTCTGTGTTTTCAGAAAGAtgtatgtgaaatttttgaaaatgtgtATACAATATACAAAAAAAATGTGTACTATAAAAAATGTTTCGTACCACAAACAAAATGTACATACATTTTAAAAGAAATATTCTCGCATTTCAAAAAATGTCTGtgacattatttatttattttttgaacacagtacagacgcaagcgctcatatacacgcgcatacacttacccctatgaacgcacacacgcaaaccctacccctatgagcacctccgaaagactgagctgacatatcatcttgaaatttacgaagtcaccgtaggcaactcgtcgtcgacgggaaagtctcttcccactgaatgcgcatggccggaaatcctgaaataaatccaggaaataaatgcgagcaccaagatttgaaccctggtgggctagggataacacagtccctctaaccatccaaccataggttgaTTTTCTTAAAattgtttatacaatgtaaaataaTGTTTGTGGAGTTAAAAATACTTATTGCCATTAAAAATGTATTTCAAATTTTGAAGGAATTATTCAAGTGGTTCCAAACATCATGTTTGTGaaagttttaaaaatgttcatgcattgtaaAGAAATGTTCTCATAGTTTGAAACATGATTGTTGCCGTTGGAAAAATGTTGGACATGTATTTGAaacaatgttgaccatgtattcaaaaaagtgtTTATAACATATTTGTAAGCAAAACGTACATCGTGTGTCTGAGGAATATACAATGTGTATAAAAAATCGTGTGTACACTGAGAAAAGTAGACATGTAAACAAAAAATGGTGAAAACcaacaaagaaaaataaagaaaaacaaagaaaccaAGAAAATGCCAAATTCTAACAAAGAAAAAAATCCGGGGAAGAAGCGAAAGTAAAGCGAAGAAAAAAGCAAACAAGGAAACCAAAGAAAAGCAAGTgcagaaaaggaaaagaaacaaaagaaactcAAGAAAGGAAAAAAATGATGAAAACGAAAGGAAAAAGGCAAGGAAGGGAAAACCCAgtgaaaataaagaaagaaagaaaaaaccgtTGAGAACACAGGAAAATAAGAAAACCCAAAAACAAATTAAAAGAAACCCGTATCAAACGCATCCACCACCATTGAGCTAGCGAGCGAACGTATGAAAACTGGGCCGACACAAATACTATGGCGCAAAGGATAAATCTGCAGGCGAGCGTACTATACGACTCGCTATAAGCGATATATAGTCAGCGGCGCCAAAAAGTATCACTGGCGCTCGCTAGCTTCATTCATGTGCTGCGGCCCAATAGTGACATCTCCTATACGTATCGCTTACGAGGTCTGCGGGACTCATTGTGTGTTTGGTTCTTATGCAGAATCAAATTTGCCTGACCTgacgggaaaaccttatacacagagaaTAATCGGCCGGGTTAAAAGCAAACGCTGCTGCTACTTACCCATAGTGCAGGATAACAAAGGGCACTACAGCTAATTCTCTAGCAATAGTGCTCCTACAGAGAAAAGCGCTACTACGATAATTTCCGCACCTGTTGCCGCCAGGCTAGGCATAGCAGTAGTGGGCTTTGGGAAATGCGCTACCGCTATggagtttagcagtagcgctttcctctaacacgcgctgctgctaaacccATCCTATCTTCTTCACTGGTCGCCCGTACGTCACTCTCCCCTCTCCACTCCACTCTCACTCTCCCCCGCACTTTATCGTCTACCGCCGTCGACGTTCGGCCCTCCCCGACCACcctcgtcgcccgccgccgccgctcctcctcctcttccaccgagGTAGCTCCTCCATCCCTccttccacctccctcccctcctcgTCCCTCTCCcgatccctccctccctccttccaCCTCCCTCTCCATCCTCCCTCCCGCCTCCTCTCTCCCACCTCCATGCCTCGTctgtcctcctccttcctccctccgtcctcctcctccctaCCTCATccgtcctcctcctcccttcctcccTCACTCACCCTTCCCTTCGTTTCTGCTCCCTCCACCTCCCTTTGTTTTTAAAATTTTAGTAATAGAAATTTTTAGGTATTAAATTTAGTAATAGAAGTTTGTAGTAAGAAAAATTAGGGTAGAACTAGGGTAATATGAATTTTAGTAAGTGTTCAGTAGAGTAGAACTATGGTGTTTAGTTATGTCAACATCACATTGCcaaatttagagagagagagagacctagctatattGTCCAAATGAAATGTTAGGATTTTTTAGTAAGTGTTGAATAGTGTACTAGACTAGAACTAGGGTATTTAGTAAGTGTATGGTGGTCCTATTTAGTTATGCTTCTTTTCTGAATGAaatgttaggattatatataagatataTTGAAATTTTTTTGTTAATATTTTCAACCATTTAAATGCAATGagcatcaagtttgaatgctcatgtGTGTATGCTCATGTCGCGCAGGGTACGTAGATCACTGACGACACCTGCACCCTTGATATAGCCATCGTCTATATTGAGTAAACATGTATATCTAGTGTTGTGTACTAGCTAGTGTTGGTCaaatatgatgtagatataaacatgtatatccagtgttgctcaaataggatatgtgcttgcccaagtttcATAGGTTAGCAgggaacacctccgagtggcctatgttttgccggagtgttgattaatttccgttccggcaaatttcaggcgctcgatatgttctTTTTTAGCAAAGTTCATGACGGGATTTTTCGTGGATTTGAGCATGACTTATGCTagaatgtaggaaatatcgagtgccttaGATTTGCCGGAAAGAGCATTAAATGACATTTTGGGTTTTGTCGTTGatttataatctttgaattttgaacacaggagatgtctgatgacgatgggatcccggAGTGCGGGTACTGCTACGATGACCAGGGTTTGTGCAacaggtttcctcacctgcaaaatgataggtttttcattgtgaagctggaagagacctttgatgtttgtacggtacgcaacgcaagcatttcatcgtaattaatataatcacttgtgcttcttttgttcaacgtgtaatttctgGATTTTTTTTCAATTCGATTACTACATATCGTGCCATGCTAAACCATATGTATTGGAGAATCTTGGTTTTGAAGACTTTGAGAATatggagacgaggagggctcacttaagaactaaacatggttataaGTTTCTGGTTAAGCTGTACAAAGCGGCCAATCactcccatttcggttgctctaattggAAAGCTCTCTGCAAatcatatggatttgaggagggtatgcaaataagatttgatattcgtcctgaagattattatgatgatgatgatatcgacatctgggtggatgtggatatgcctccagttttgcctagatgtgagtttatcaaact is drawn from Triticum dicoccoides isolate Atlit2015 ecotype Zavitan chromosome 6B, WEW_v2.0, whole genome shotgun sequence and contains these coding sequences:
- the LOC119324613 gene encoding peroxidase P7-like produces the protein MAAALLRRAVAVAAVLAAVTSLLAPAAVAQLSTSFYSGSCSSLESIVRSGMVSAVQQEPRMGASILRLFFHDCFVNGCDGSVLLDDSSTLTGEKNAGPNANSLRGFEVIDAIKSRVDAACPGTVSCADILAVAARDGVNLLGGPSWGVPLGRRDARTTTQAAANSNLPSPSSSAATLISAFASKGLDSRDMVALSGAHTIGAARCASFRSRVYNDSNINAGFATRRRQVCPAQGGVGDGNLAPLDAFSSVRFDNGYFRNLLSRFGLLHSDQELFNGGPVDSIAQQYAGNGGAFSADFVTAMIKMGNISPLTGSNGEIRNNCRKPN